From a single Canis aureus isolate CA01 chromosome 5, VMU_Caureus_v.1.0, whole genome shotgun sequence genomic region:
- the PDIK1L gene encoding serine/threonine-protein kinase PDIK1L: MVSSQPKYDLIREVGRGSYGVVYEAVIRKTSARVAVKKIRCHAPENVELALREFWALSSIKSQHPNVIHLEECILQKDGMVQKMSHGSNSSLYLQLVETSLKGEIAFDPRSAYYLWFVMDFCDGGDMNEYLLSRKPNRKTNTSFMLQLSSALAFLHKNQIIHRDLKPDNILISQSRLDTSDLEPTLKVADFGLSKVCSASGQNPEEPVSVNKCFLSTACGTDFYMAPEVWEGHYTAKADIFALGIIIWAMLERITFIDTETKKELLGSYVKQGTEIVPVGEALLENPKMELLIPVKKKSMNGRMKQLIKEMLAANPQDRPDAFELELRLVQIAFKDNSWET; this comes from the exons ATGGTGAGTAGCCAGCCAAAGTACGATCTAATACGGGAGGTAGGCCGAGGCAGTTACGGTGTTGTGtatgaagcagtcatcagaaagaCCTCTGCACGGGTGGCAGTGAAGAAAATTCGATGCCATGCACCTGAAAATGTTGAACTAGCCCTGCGTGAGTTCTGGGCACTAAGCAGTATCAAGAGCCAACATCCAAATGTGATTCACTTGGAGGAATGCATCCTACAAAAAGATGGGATGGTGCAAAAAATGTCCCACGGCTCTAATTCTTCCCTTTATTTACAG CTTGTAGAGACTTCATTAAAAGGAGAAATTGCCTTTGATCCCAGAAGCGCCTATTACTTGTGGTTTGTGATGGATTTTTGTGACGGCGGAGATATGAATGAGTATCTGTTGTCCAGGAAACCCAACCGTAAAACTAACACCAGCTTTATGCTTCAGCTGAGCAGTGCTCTGGCTTTCTTGCATAAAAACCAGATCATCCACCGAGATCTTAAGCCTGATAACATCCTGATTTCGCAAAGCAGGTTGGATACCAGTGACTTGGAACCCACACTGAAAGTGGCCGATTTTGGTCTCAGTAAAGTTTGTTCAGCCTCTGGGCAGAACCCAGAAGAACCTGTCAGTGTAAACAAGTGTTTCCTTTCCACAGCCTGTGGAACAGATTTCTACATGGCTCCTGAAGTGTGGGAGGGACATTACACAGCAAAAGCTGACATCTTTGCTCTGGGGATTATCATCTGGGCAATGCTGGAAAGGATcacattcatagacacagagacaaagaaggaacTCTTGGGGAGTTATGTAAAACAAGGAACTGAGATTGTGCCTGTTGGAGAGGCGCTTCTGGAAAATCCCAAAATGGAACTTCTCATTCCTGTGAAGAAGAAGTCTATGAATGGGCGAATGAAACAACTGATTAAAGAAATGCTGGCTGCAAACCCTCAGGATCGTCCAGATGCTTTTGAACTAGAACTCAGATTAGTACAAATTGCATTTAAAGATAACAGCTGGGAAACGTGA